Below is a window of Cellulosilyticum sp. I15G10I2 DNA.
TGAGAGCGGCGTTTCTTCTAGAATTATACCTGGGAAAATAGATGGCGCTGTAGTCCTTATAGATAGTGATGAGCACAATGAATATGGACATATAACTGAATCTGCGGAAGTACGTACAGCGATGATGAATAAACGGATGAAAAAACTTAAGTTAATACAATCTGAGATGGAGGAACCGGATTATTTTGGATCTGAGACGCCAGAAATTTTGCTTATAGGATGGGGGTCTATGTATGGCCCTATAAGAGAAGCCACACAGCTGCTTCAAAAAGAAAACATCTCAGTTGGAGCGCTTGTTTTTGGAGATATATACCCGCTTCCAATCAAACTATTAAAAAAATATTCGGAGCATGCAAAAAAACTAATCAATATTGAGATGAATTATAAAGGACAGCTTGCAAGACTCATAAGACAAGAGACAGGTATTTTTATGGATCATAGCCTATTAAATTATGACGGCAGGCAGATGTGTGCGCATACAGTGTACACAAGAGTAAAAAAGGAGGTGCTGTAAATGTTAGATATAAAGATATATGATTCACAAGATGAAGTGTCTTGGTGCCCAGGCTGCGGAAATCATAGTATTCTTCCAGCACTCAAACAAACACTTGCAGAACTTGAACTAAAACCCCATCAAGTCGTTATAGTTTCTGGCATAGGTCAGGCAGCTAAAACCCCTCATTATATTAATGCTAATGGGTTTAATGGACTGCATGGCAGAGCTGTTCCCCCGGCTCAGGGAATAAAGATAGCCAATAAGGATTTGAAGGTCATTATACACTCAGGTGATGGTGATACTTATGGGGAGGGAGGCAATCATCTTATCCATGGGGTGAGAAGAAATGTTGATATTACACATGTTGTACACTTAAATCAAATATATGGCCTGACCAAGGGGCAGGCATCGCCTACTACTGCAAAAGGTCAAAAGACTAGTATGCAGTTCGATGGCAATAAAATGGAACCTTTACAAACGCTGCTGCTTGCAATTGCTGCTGGCTGTGGATTTGTTGCAAGATCTTTTTCAGGAGAT
It encodes the following:
- a CDS encoding 2-oxoacid:ferredoxin oxidoreductase subunit beta; this translates as MLDIKIYDSQDEVSWCPGCGNHSILPALKQTLAELELKPHQVVIVSGIGQAAKTPHYINANGFNGLHGRAVPPAQGIKIANKDLKVIIHSGDGDTYGEGGNHLIHGVRRNVDITHVVHLNQIYGLTKGQASPTTAKGQKTSMQFDGNKMEPLQTLLLAIAAGCGFVARSFSGDKEHLVNILKEAINYKGYALIDVLQPCVVFNHINNFRWYKDRVYRLDTSDYDPTNKIEAMKKAMEWGDHGIPIGVLYREEKDTFMDKISYLKEGDALVDRKWEPKEAEKYMEDFR